TAGTGGAGTACCTCCTTTTTGTGAGAATTGATGATCCTGTTAACTTGTAGTGATGGAAGACAATAGAACACAGATAACACGCGCAATATCATTGTTGTTCAGTTTCAAGAGATTTCTCACTACACAAAAGCTGTTCACGTACATTGGAAGATTGTCAATATTCTTAAATCCACGCTTGGCTCGTACAAAGTCTTGGAATAACGAAAACTTCGATTCACATTGATTGTTTTGCCCAAGTCTCACAACAATATGATTGATATTCTTGTATAGTATCTTCACTGCACCATATGCACCAAGTCCATCTGTAATTAGTTCGATTGTTCTTTCGTTGTTACCAAAGAACTTCTCTAACAATATCTTCACTTGACCCATATCGCGATATTTGGATACATGCCAAGCAACAATAAGATTCGAATCGTGCTCAACTAAGAACCAAACGTAGTACTTTTTGGATTTAAACAAAACGACAGTTTCATCACCATGGACTTTGAAAGCATCTACAGGAACGAGGATGGAAAAGAAACAAGACAACTTAAGGATCCACTTGTAGATAGCGACATGAGAGACTTTGATATTAAGTGAGTCTCTGATGGAACGCAAGGACACAGCTTTGAAATAAAGGACGAAGGCTTTAAGGACAATAAAGATAGGGAAACGGAAGAACTTGAAAGAGTCGAAAGGAAGAGGGACAAATTGAGGTAAGTTAGTTGGGATTTCGTCTCTGGTATGGCAAGAACGGCAACGGAACTTAACGAAGGCTTTTTTGATTTTGTGGATTTGCATAGTTTTTCCACAGACAGGGCATTTAGGATAAGGGAAAGAGAAGAGCTTGTGTTTTTTTGAATGAACAAGTCTGAAAGTGCGCTTACAGTCTTTGCAAAAGTATTGTTGGTTACCGTACTTATCATGACCGTTTTTGTAGATGTTGGTAGAGCCGCATTTGGGGCAAGAGACTACAGAATTTTGCATAGTGGAGTACCTCCTTTTTGTGAGAATTGATGGTGGGGGGTGTTCCACTAATAAGAAGATAATACGGTTTTTGGAAATTTTCAATACTTTTAGTTAACAGCATCGTACCTTGAAAGGGGGGATTGGCATGAAGTACGTGAAGTACCTACTGGTAAGTATTTTGGCTTTGGCGGTCGTTGCTTTTGCGTTCGATCCGACTATTTACGTGTCAGCTGGCGTTGGTGAACCGGATACCTTGGATATCCACCAGGCCTACGATACGGTCAGCGGTGAGATTATCTACAACGTATACGAAAGCCTTATTGCCTACAAGGGGAGCAGTTTGACAGAGTTTGAACCAAGACTGGCGACGCAAGTTCCAAGTTTGAAGAACGGTCTTATCAAAGACGGTGGGAAGACGTACGTATTCCCTATCAGAAAAGGAGTCAAGTTCCACAATGGTAGCGCATTAACACCTGAGGATGTGGAGTACTCCTTTGAAAGAGGGCTGTTGTACGACCCAACTGGCGGCCCCATGTGGATGCTGTGGAATGCCATCTTTGGTGTCAACTCGCTTAATGAAATGATACAAAAGTACGTCGGAAAACCCGTTACAGAGATATTCAAAGACGGAGAACCGTTACCAGAGTTCAAGGATAAGCTTGTCCAGATGTACAAGGAAGTTATTGACCCCGCTATCGAAGTCGAGGGTGACAACGTTGTCTTCAAACTTGTCAGACCATACGGTCCATTCCTCACAATAATGGCACACACGGTTGGATGGTCAGCTGTACTTGATAAAGAAACATCCGTAAAAATGGGGCTTTGGGATGGCAAGCCAGATACTTGGTGGAAGTATAGAAATATCGCTAAGGAAAAATCACCACTTTACGCAACAGCGATCGGGACAGGTCCTTTCAAACTTGTTGAATGGGATAGAACCAACAGAAAAGTAGTGCTCGAAGCAAATAAAGATTACTGGCGCGGAGAACCAAAGCTTAAGAAGGTCATACTACTCACCGTAAGTGAATGGGGAACAAGGAAACTGATGCTTGAAAAAGGCGACGCTGACGATATAGCTATTGTTCTTGAATATCTCGACCAAATAAGAGGAAACAAGGACATACAAATTATTGATAACATCCCGTCTATGTCGGTCACAGTTGTTGGTTTCTCTTGGTCAGTTTCACCGAACAGCAAATATATTGGTAGCGGAAAGTGGGATGGAAACGGATTACCACCAGACTTCTTTAGTGATATCAACGCAAGAAAAGCGATATCTTATGTTATCAACTACGATGCTGTGATCAGAGATGTTCTAAAAGGTTACGGTACAAGGATACCAGCTGCTCTTCCAAACGGATTACTTGGATTTGACCCGTCACTTCCACTCTATAAATTCAACGTTACTGAAGCAAGAAAAGCACTTGAAAAGGCTTGGGATGGTAAGGCCTTAAAGGTTGGAATAAAGTTCACAGTAGCCTACAACACAGGAAACATGATGCGACAAAGAATTGCTGAGATGATAAAAACCTACCTCGAAATGATAGCGCCTGGCAAGATCAAAGTAGACATAGCGGCACTTAACTGGCCAAGCTATCTTGATGCTATGAGAAAGTCAGAACTTCCGATGCCGATATTCAACTGGCTTGCCGACTTCCCTGACCCAGACAATTTTATATTCACGTTCTATCATTCGGCAGGAACTTACGCACCAAGACAGGGAGATAATTTCAAAAAATTCGTTAGCACACCAAGAAAAGAACTCGGTGGCAAGAGCTTAGATGAATTGATAGAAATGGCGAGGAATTCTTCAGACCCTGAAGAACGAGCTAAACTATATGTACAGATTCAGAAATTCGCAATCGACAACTACATTAGTATCCCAGTTTACCAACCAGTGGGAGTCAGAGCTCAGAGAGCATGGGTCAAGGGTTGGTATCCGAACCCGATGAGACCGGGTAACGACTACTTTGAACTCTACAAGCAGCAGTAACTCTAATAGTTTAAGCGCTAAAAATTGAAGCCAGGGGTAGTTCCCCTGGCTTTTCATTTGGTTTCTCTTCTTGTTTTGTAGCCGCATTGTTCTATAGGGCACATTTCACACCTAGGTTTCGTTTTACAAAATGCCTTCGCATGTTCAACTATCAGTCCGTGAAATTCCTGATATAATGGTACATTTTTGGGATAGAAGCTTTCAAATAGCAGTCTGTATTCATCGTACTCCTTAAATTTAATGTTTAAGATCCTCTCTAGGATGCGTTTCGTGTAAGCATCTACTACGAAAATAGGTAGTTCCAATGCATAAAGAATAATTGAATCCGCAGTTTCTTTGCCGATACCTTTGATACTCAGCAATTCCTCACGAACTCGTTCAGTGCCTAGTTGCTTAATTGCTTGTATGTCCAAATCATACTTTTCGATCCATTTCAAGAGATTCTTTAACCTCTCGGCTTTAATATTGAAGAAACCGACAGGCTTAATAAGTGCGGAGAGCTCTTGTACACTTTTCTTTGTCAGACAGGTGAGTATGTCTTCTTCACAGTTGTTCCTGATATTTTCCAAAGCCTTTTGGACATTTTTCCAATTTGTGTTTTGTGTTAAAACAGCGGAAACGATGATTTCTTCGGTTGTGCCTGGCCACCATTTGCCCAATTCTCCGTGGATAGATTTCAGCTGATCGTATAGCTCGTTAAATTGCAAAGCCAAGCTCCCTCCCCTGAAGTGCAAACCAAAGTGTTTTTGAGTAATTTTCTAATTCTCCAAACAGAGTTTAGCACAAAAAAGCGGAGGTTTGAATAACCTCCGCGATTTTCTAAAGCCTACTATCATTTGTAATCATCCGCCGAGATACGCTTTCCTAACTCTTTCATCTTCGAGAAGTTCTTTTCCAGTACCTTCAAGTACTATTCTTCCGGTTTCAAGAACGTACGCATAATCAGCCAACTTGAGGGCTTCATATGCGTTTTGTTCAACGAGGAATATCGTAACTCCCTCACTGTGAATTTTCTTGATCATCTGAAATACTTCCTTAACAATGACGGGTGCAAGACCGAGTGATGGTTCATCGAAAAGTAACAGCTTTGGCCTTGACATTAAAGCTCTTCCGATGGCAAGCATCTGTTGCTCTCCACCTGACAACGTACCGGCCCTTTGATTAGTTCTCTCTCGTAACCTGGGAAAGAGGTCGAAGACGTACTCTATATCCTTCTTGATCTGTTCTTTATCTTTCCTCAAATATGCACCTGCAAGGAGATTTTCGTAAACTGTCAAGTTTGAAAAGACTCTACGACCTTCTGGAACCATCGTGATCCCCATTCTTACTATTTCGCTTGTGTCAAGTTTCGTCAGTTCTCTGCCGTTGTATTTTATGCTTCCTCTCGATGCCTCTTTCAAGCCGCAAATGGTCCTAAGAGTTGTTGACTTACCTGCACCATTTGCACCTATAAGTGATATTATTTGACCATCCTCGACTTTCATAGATATCCCTTTCAGTGCGTGAATACCGCCGTAGTGTACGTGCAAATCCATAATCTCAAGCATCTTCATCACCTGCACCTAAGTAAGCTTTTATCACAACTGGATTCTTTTGAATCTCTTCTGGAGTGCCTTCTGCAATCGTGACTCCATGATCGAGAACGATAATTCTCTCACAGATATTCATGATAACTTTCATATCGTGTTCTATAACTATGACCGTAAGTTTAAACTTCTCTCTGATCCTCAGAATTAGCTGGTTTAATTCAAGCGTTTCGTCAGGGTTCATACCAGCCGCAGGTTCATCCAAAAGCAACAGTTTAGGCCTTGTTGCCAACGCTCTAGCTATCTCGAGCTTTCTTTGAAGACCATAGGGCAAAGATGTGGACTTATAATCTGCAAGGTGGTCTATGCCCAGCTCTTTCATCAGTTCCCAGGTCATCGTTTGAATGTATTCTTCTTCTTTTTGATAATTTGGTAAAAACGCGATAGCTGAGAACAAATCAGACTTAAGATGTGCGTGGAATGCTGTCATTATGTTTTCCTTAACTGTCATATTGCCGAAAAGTCTTATATTCTGAAATGTTCTCGCGACCCCAAGCCTTATAATTTTGTCAGTTTTAAGATTCGTTATATCTCTTCCGAGAAACTCTATCCTTCCCTCTGTTACTGGGAAGACGTGTGTTATTAAGTTAAATATCGTTGTTTTTCCTGCTCCGTTTGGACCTATCAATCCTAATAGCTCGCCATCTTTCAGTTCTAAGTTAAAATCAGATACTGCGACAAGACCGCCGAACTTTTTAGTTACATGTTCCATCTTCAAAACAGTTGTTTTCACTTCTTTTGAAGGGGCGGTTGCCTGCAACGTCATCATTGGCTCACCTTCCTTTTTGTGAACAGCCTGAAGAAGCCTTCCCAAGTGAACTCACGTTGTCCAAATAGACCTTGCCTGAAGAAGAGGATGGTAATCATCAGCAGAATCGAGAAGATGAGCATACGCATACCAAGAATACCCGGAATCGTTATTCCGAATATTTTCATTGGCATTTCGACAAATCTTAGAGCTTCCATCAGGAAAGCAAAGCCGATTGCAACAATAACACTACCGGTAATATTTCCAAGCCCTCCGAGTAGTATTATGGTTATTATCTGATAAGTAAACAATATGCTAAAGGAGTTTGGGTCAATAGTCATGAGCAAGCTACCCAAAAGTCCCCCTGCGATGCCTGCGAAAAATGCTCCAACAACAAATGCGAGAACTTTATGTTTGAAAAGATTTATACCCAAGTTTTCCGCAGCCACCTCATCGTCTCTTATAGCTTTCAGTGCCCTTCCGTAAGAACTATCAACAATCCTTCTGATGACTATAATAGTTACTATTGCCCAACTAACTGTCCACCACAGGTTCGTGTAGGTTGGCAACCCCTTTAAGCCTAACGGCCCGTTTGTTATGTTCTGCAAGTTGTTAAAAAGAGACCGAATGATTTCTGAAAAACCGTATGTAACGATTGCAAGATAGTCACCGCGCACTCTAAGACTCGGAGCACCGACGATAAAACCCATAAGTGCAGACATTAATCCACCTATCAGCAATGCCCAGAAGAACGGTATGTGTATCTTATCAAGCGGTGAAATCAGTGGTTCCATGAAGAAATTAGACAACTTGCTCTCAGGTGACATGTACAACAGTGCAGAAGTGTACGCACCTATTGCCATAAAACCAGCGTGCCCGAGAGAAAATTGACCCGTAAATCCATTTATTAGGTTCAAACTGACGGCAAGAATAACGTAAATGAATCCGGTATTTAAAATCCTCTTTATGAAAGGATCCATATACTTTTCAGCAAAAAATACGAAAATATAAACGATAATGATCAGCATTATACTAAGCATAATTCTTGTTGAGCGCTTCATGCTTTTTCACCTACCTCCTGACCAAAGAGGCCATTTGGTTTGAAAATGAGAACGAGAACTAAGAGCAAGAAGATAAAAGCTTCACGATAACCAGAGTATTCTGGGAACATAGCAGGAATTAGCACGGTTAACAAACCAAGAACAAATCCACCTATAAGCGCGCCTTTAAGACTCCCGATACCACCAACAACTGCGGCTATGAAAGCCCTACTACCAGGATACTGCCCCATGAATGGAAATATCTGTGGATATCTGAGTGCCCAAAAAACGGCACTAACAGCGGCAAGTCCTGAACCAAGAGCAAAAGTGAATGAAATTGTTCTGTTAACATTTATTCCCATGAGCCTTGCTGTGTCGAAATCTCGAGAGAGGATACGCATTGCGAGTCCTGTTTTTGTTTTCTGTAGTATAAACGTGAGTATTAGAACAACTATTATTGAGAATATAATCGTGTAAATAGACACCGCTTGTATTCTAACCTCACCGAGTACTATAGTTTTTTTCATCGGTTCCGGAACTGGGAACGATCTTTGGATACCACCAAAGACCACAACCGCAAAATTCTGAAGTAAGAACGACATACCTATTGAAGACACGAGAGAATTTATCCTGGGGTACTTCCTAAGCGGTTTATACGCAACTTTTTCGATACCTACGCCAAGAAGAGAGGTAAGAACGATACCCAAGATTACGGCACTTAGCCAAGGAGCACCGAATATCAAAGATGTGTAAAACATGAAATACGCAGCCATCATAAACACGTCACCGTGTGCAAAGTTAACAAGTTTTACAACACCGTAGACGAGAGCATAACCAACCGCGACCAATCCAAAAACAAAACCAAGTGAAATAGCGTTTACCATATGTTGCAAGAATAAGCTCCAGTCCATCCCAACACCTCCAAATCATTGAAAAATCAAGAAGAGAAAAAATAGATAAACTAAAAGACAGGAATGGCGAAAGCCACTCCTGTCGACAAGTAGTAGTCAACTATTCACCCTTAATCACAGTTACGAACTCAAATTTGCCATTCTTTATCGTTTTAATAACCGCATCTTTTATTGCATCTCTGTTCTGGTCAAATCTTATTCTTCCGGAAACACCTATGAAATCTGTTGTAAGCAATGCCCTTCTTATCATTTCAGGGTTATCGCTACCTGCTCTCTTTATCGCATCGATTAGTACCATATAAGCATCGTAAGCAAGTGCAGGCAGATAACCAGGATCTTCGTTGTATTTCTTTCTGT
The DNA window shown above is from Fervidobacterium changbaicum and carries:
- a CDS encoding ABC transporter ATP-binding protein, giving the protein MMTLQATAPSKEVKTTVLKMEHVTKKFGGLVAVSDFNLELKDGELLGLIGPNGAGKTTIFNLITHVFPVTEGRIEFLGRDITNLKTDKIIRLGVARTFQNIRLFGNMTVKENIMTAFHAHLKSDLFSAIAFLPNYQKEEEYIQTMTWELMKELGIDHLADYKSTSLPYGLQRKLEIARALATRPKLLLLDEPAAGMNPDETLELNQLILRIREKFKLTVIVIEHDMKVIMNICERIIVLDHGVTIAEGTPEEIQKNPVVIKAYLGAGDEDA
- a CDS encoding branched-chain amino acid ABC transporter permease, which encodes MDWSLFLQHMVNAISLGFVFGLVAVGYALVYGVVKLVNFAHGDVFMMAAYFMFYTSLIFGAPWLSAVILGIVLTSLLGVGIEKVAYKPLRKYPRINSLVSSIGMSFLLQNFAVVVFGGIQRSFPVPEPMKKTIVLGEVRIQAVSIYTIIFSIIVVLILTFILQKTKTGLAMRILSRDFDTARLMGINVNRTISFTFALGSGLAAVSAVFWALRYPQIFPFMGQYPGSRAFIAAVVGGIGSLKGALIGGFVLGLLTVLIPAMFPEYSGYREAFIFLLLVLVLIFKPNGLFGQEVGEKA
- a CDS encoding ABC transporter ATP-binding protein — its product is MLEIMDLHVHYGGIHALKGISMKVEDGQIISLIGANGAGKSTTLRTICGLKEASRGSIKYNGRELTKLDTSEIVRMGITMVPEGRRVFSNLTVYENLLAGAYLRKDKEQIKKDIEYVFDLFPRLRERTNQRAGTLSGGEQQMLAIGRALMSRPKLLLFDEPSLGLAPVIVKEVFQMIKKIHSEGVTIFLVEQNAYEALKLADYAYVLETGRIVLEGTGKELLEDERVRKAYLGG
- a CDS encoding branched-chain amino acid ABC transporter permease, producing the protein MKRSTRIMLSIMLIIIVYIFVFFAEKYMDPFIKRILNTGFIYVILAVSLNLINGFTGQFSLGHAGFMAIGAYTSALLYMSPESKLSNFFMEPLISPLDKIHIPFFWALLIGGLMSALMGFIVGAPSLRVRGDYLAIVTYGFSEIIRSLFNNLQNITNGPLGLKGLPTYTNLWWTVSWAIVTIIVIRRIVDSSYGRALKAIRDDEVAAENLGINLFKHKVLAFVVGAFFAGIAGGLLGSLLMTIDPNSFSILFTYQIITIILLGGLGNITGSVIVAIGFAFLMEALRFVEMPMKIFGITIPGILGMRMLIFSILLMITILFFRQGLFGQREFTWEGFFRLFTKRKVSQ
- a CDS encoding endonuclease III domain-containing protein, coding for MQFNELYDQLKSIHGELGKWWPGTTEEIIVSAVLTQNTNWKNVQKALENIRNNCEEDILTCLTKKSVQELSALIKPVGFFNIKAERLKNLLKWIEKYDLDIQAIKQLGTERVREELLSIKGIGKETADSIILYALELPIFVVDAYTKRILERILNIKFKEYDEYRLLFESFYPKNVPLYQEFHGLIVEHAKAFCKTKPRCEMCPIEQCGYKTRRETK
- a CDS encoding DDE-type integrase/transposase/recombinase: MQNSVVSCPKCGSTNIYKNGHDKYGNQQYFCKDCKRTFRLVHSKKHKLFSFPYPKCPVCGKTMQIHKIKKAFVKFRCRSCHTRDEIPTNLPQFVPLPFDSFKFFRFPIFIVLKAFVLYFKAVSLRSIRDSLNIKVSHVAIYKWILKLSCFFSILVPVDAFKVHGDETVVLFKSKKYYVWFLVEHDSNLIVAWHVSKYRDMGQVKILLEKFFGNNERTIELITDGLGAYGAVKILYKNINHIVVRLGQNNQCESKFSLFQDFVRAKRGFKNIDNLPMYVNSFCVVRNLLKLNNNDIARVICVLLSSITTS
- a CDS encoding ABC transporter substrate-binding protein, giving the protein MKYVKYLLVSILALAVVAFAFDPTIYVSAGVGEPDTLDIHQAYDTVSGEIIYNVYESLIAYKGSSLTEFEPRLATQVPSLKNGLIKDGGKTYVFPIRKGVKFHNGSALTPEDVEYSFERGLLYDPTGGPMWMLWNAIFGVNSLNEMIQKYVGKPVTEIFKDGEPLPEFKDKLVQMYKEVIDPAIEVEGDNVVFKLVRPYGPFLTIMAHTVGWSAVLDKETSVKMGLWDGKPDTWWKYRNIAKEKSPLYATAIGTGPFKLVEWDRTNRKVVLEANKDYWRGEPKLKKVILLTVSEWGTRKLMLEKGDADDIAIVLEYLDQIRGNKDIQIIDNIPSMSVTVVGFSWSVSPNSKYIGSGKWDGNGLPPDFFSDINARKAISYVINYDAVIRDVLKGYGTRIPAALPNGLLGFDPSLPLYKFNVTEARKALEKAWDGKALKVGIKFTVAYNTGNMMRQRIAEMIKTYLEMIAPGKIKVDIAALNWPSYLDAMRKSELPMPIFNWLADFPDPDNFIFTFYHSAGTYAPRQGDNFKKFVSTPRKELGGKSLDELIEMARNSSDPEERAKLYVQIQKFAIDNYISIPVYQPVGVRAQRAWVKGWYPNPMRPGNDYFELYKQQ